The following coding sequences lie in one Ostrinia nubilalis chromosome 2, ilOstNubi1.1, whole genome shotgun sequence genomic window:
- the LOC135078827 gene encoding gustatory receptor 5a for trehalose-like, giving the protein MSANKNTSQNKLILPDQPYHDSFLNTMSKTFHWARLFGVMSRGSRWWNLWAIILLATLFVIEVAAIWKVIKALAGWAVDTAGHRSVTARLSGTMFYSTVIASQILCSRLSLNWNTLSSYWMSIERAVAINTTPDPTIRTRMITAMSIMAVLSTFEHLISIIALIGFDCPSHLILRRYTARSHGFLFLRDDYSVWFAVPLLFISNIATILWNFQDTLVILICMGLSSRYSRLNQYVASVCVAENKIGQENMKAEVVRVYSWRKIREAYVKQAALVRKLDEALGAIILLTSFGNFYFICLQLFLGITEGLSSTSTLKLVYYLVSSLWLVIRFTWMVLAAADVHVHSRNALQYLHSCNSKHYNVEIERLQNQLNKDYVALTGVGFFSIEKNILLRMAAAVVTYELVLIQFDDKGSSDVPGNSTGLQ; this is encoded by the exons ATGTCGGCAAATAAAAACACTAGTCAGAATAAATTGATTTTGCCAGATCAACCTTATCATGAT AGTTTCCTCAACACCATGTCTAAAACCTTCCACTGGGCTCGGCTTTTCGGGGTGATGAGTAGAGGGTCTCGGTGGTGGAATTTGTGGGCTATAATTCTTCTAGCTACTCTTTTTGTCATAGAAGTAGCTGCTATTTGGAAGGTAATAAAAGCGTTGGCTGGATGGGCCGTGGACACTGCAGGGCATC gcaGCGTTACAGCCAGACTTTCCGGAACAATGTTCTACTCAACTGTAATCGCTTCTCAAATATTATGTTCACGGTTATCATTGAATTGGAATACTTTATCAAGCTACTGGATGTCGATCGAACGAGCGGTGGCTATCAACACAACTCCGGACCCGACGATAAGGACGCGAATGATTACCGCTATGAGTATCATGGCGGTTTTATCTACTT TTGAACACCTGATAAGTATTATAGCATTGATCGGTTTTGATTGCCCGTCCCACCTCATTTTGAGACGCTATACTGCGAGATCGCATGGCTTCCTGTTTTTAAGAG aTGACTATTCAGTGTGGTTCGCCGTGCCACTGCTATTCATCAGCAATATAGCGACAATACTGTGGAACTTCCAAGATACACTGGTCATTTTGATATGTATGGGGCTCAGCTCGAGGTACAGCAGACTTAACCAATACGTAGCCAGCGTATGCGTAGCGGAAAACAAAATTGGGCAAGAAAACATG AAAGCAGAAGTCGTCAGAGTATACTCCTGGCGCAAGATCAGAGAAGCTTACGTAAAGCAGGCTGCGTTGGTTCGAAAGCTGGATGAAGCTTTGGGAGCAATTATACTACTCACTTCTTTTGGAAATTTCTactttatttgtttacaattgTTTCTGGGCATAAC GGAAGGTCTATCAAGCACATCCACGCTCAAGCTGGTGTATTACCTGGTTTCGTCACTGTGGCTGGTCATCAGGTTCACATGGATGGTTCTGGCTGCAGCCGACGTCCATGTCCATTCCAGAAACGCACTGCAGTACCTTCATAGCTGCAATTCGAAACACTATAATGTAGAG ATAGAGAGGCTGCAGAACCAGCTGAATAAGGACTATGTTGCTTTGACTGGAGTTGGATTTTTTtccatagaaaaaaatatacttttgcgG ATGGCAGCGGCAGTAGTCACGTACGAGCTGGTACTTATCCAGTTTGACGACAAAGGTTCTTCGGACGTCCCAGGCAATTCTACTGgtctacaataa
- the LOC135084563 gene encoding gustatory receptor for sugar taste 64a-like, which translates to MFLPTLTHIFTVAQWVGIPTYGNKMSLVWAIIVLSMLTAIEAAAIWMLIKILTGVAKHIDDGRGLTARLSGSVFYGNGFLSLILSWKFISSWRRLSVYWKRAELLDATLGPPDTTIQRRVIVVACFISICSIVEHLLSMFMAIGFDTPPMDYLHKYILNSHAFLIRPDTYSLWTAIPIFFISKIATILWNFQDLIIVLISMGLTSRYHRLNLYVNSLVKKENVDKEKRISTAKYVRNQKWRRVREAYVRQATLVRMVDAQIGALVLLSNINNFFFICLQLFLGLNKTGGSLMSYFYYFLSLGWLLFRACSVVLAAADVHIYSRRALEYIRLCPVSGYNVEIKRLNNQLSHDFVALSGMGFFWLSRQTLLEVAGNIIKYELVLIQYDK; encoded by the exons ATGTTCCTCCCCACTTTGACGCACATCTTTACAGTGGCCCAGTGGGTCGGGATTCCCACATATGGGAATAAAATGTCTTTGGTTTGGGCAATAATTGTGCTGTCAATGCTGACAGCTATAGAAGCTGCTGCTATTTGGATgctcataaaaatattaactggAGTTGCTAAACATATTGACGATGGAC GCGGTCTAACGGCAAGACTCTCTGGCAGTGTATTCTATGGAAATGGTTTCCTCTCCCTCATTCTATCTTGGAAGTTCATATCCTCGTGGAGAAGGCTCTCCGTCTACTGGAAGAGAGCCGAGTTGTTGGACGCTACACTGGGTCCACCCGACACTACCATCCAAAGGAGAGTCATTGTTGTAGCGTGTTTCATCTCAATATGCTCTATTG TGGAACATTTGCTGAGCATGTTTATGGCCATAGGCTTTGACACTCCGCCAATGGATTACTTACATAAGTACATTTTAAATTCTCATGCATTTCTGATAAGACCTG ATACTTACAGCTTATGGACTGCAATCCCGATATTTTTCATAAGCAAAATAGCAACAATATTATGGAATTTTCAAGATCTAATAATAGTTTTGATAAGCATGGGACTTACTTCACGCTACCACAGATTAAATTTATACGTCAATTCGCTAGTAAAAAAGGAAAACGTGGACAAAGAGAAAAGG aTCAGCACAGCAAAATATGTGCGCAACCAAAAATGGCGTCGTGTTCGCGAGGCGTACGTGCGCCAAGCTACACTAGTACGCATGGTGGACGCACAAATTGGCGCACTAGTCCTTCTGTCAAATATTAACAACTTCTTCTTTATCTGCCTCCAACTTTTCTTGGGTCTAAA TAAAACTGGAGGATCACTGATGAGCTACTTCTACTACTTTTTATCTCTGGGCTGGCTCCTCTTCAGGGCATGCAGTGTGGTGCTGGCTGCTGCTGACGTCCACATTTATTCTAGAAGAGCTCTAGAATACATTAGGCTATGTCCAGTCTCTGGATACAATGTCgag ATAAAGAGACTCAACAATCAACTAAGTCATGACTTTGTGGCATTAAGTGGGATGGGATTCTTTTGGTTGAGTAGACAGACGTTACTGGAG GTGGCTggcaacataataaaatatgaactGGTGCTCATTCAGTATGACAAATGA